From Pseudanabaena galeata CCNP1313, a single genomic window includes:
- a CDS encoding IS5 family transposase, with amino-acid sequence MKYEASQNLSATEFKRLFGVRRETFAQMTELMQQAAQSKGQGGVEPKLSLEDQILVTLQYWREYRTYFHIASDWEVSESTICRIVKKVENVLIKSKKFRLAGKKSLWQEKAPAIIAIDVTETKVERPKYHQKHFYSGKKKHHALKAQLVVDLTNFKIVCTSYGKGKQHDFSLFKASGVHFHAQTQGLADKGYQGLQKLHPNSQIPIKKPQNGSLSKEDKRFNRQLARQRIAIEHVNRRLKIFKILSLPYRNRRRRFGLRCNLIAAIYNFEVALVASKTFSALD; translated from the coding sequence ATGAAATACGAAGCCAGTCAAAATCTATCAGCGACAGAATTTAAACGGTTATTTGGAGTAAGAAGAGAAACATTTGCTCAAATGACGGAACTAATGCAACAAGCAGCCCAAAGCAAAGGACAAGGCGGTGTAGAACCAAAGCTAAGTCTAGAAGACCAAATATTGGTTACTTTGCAGTATTGGCGTGAATATCGCACCTATTTTCATATTGCTAGCGACTGGGAAGTGTCAGAATCGACGATTTGCCGCATCGTCAAAAAAGTAGAAAATGTCTTAATTAAATCGAAAAAGTTTCGGTTAGCAGGAAAAAAGTCATTATGGCAGGAGAAGGCTCCAGCCATAATTGCCATTGATGTAACTGAGACAAAGGTTGAGCGCCCTAAATATCACCAGAAACATTTTTATAGCGGTAAGAAAAAGCATCATGCCCTCAAAGCCCAATTGGTGGTCGATCTGACTAATTTCAAGATAGTTTGTACCTCTTACGGTAAGGGCAAGCAGCATGATTTCTCATTATTCAAGGCAAGTGGAGTTCATTTTCACGCACAGACACAAGGTTTGGCAGACAAGGGTTATCAAGGCTTACAAAAGTTGCATCCTAACTCGCAAATTCCTATCAAAAAGCCTCAAAATGGCTCATTATCCAAGGAGGATAAGCGTTTTAATCGCCAACTTGCACGTCAACGTATTGCGATTGAGCATGTTAATCGTCGCTTGAAGATTTTTAAGATTCTCTCTTTACCTTATCGTAATCGTCGTCGTCGTTTTGGTTTGCGTTGTAATTTGATTGCTGCCATTTATAACTTTGAAGTCGCTCTTGTTGCTTCTAAAACTTTCTCTGCTCTGGATTAA